A stretch of DNA from Aspergillus flavus chromosome 3, complete sequence:
CAGTCGCGATCTTATTTTAATGATCAACCAACTGCGAGACAAGCTCCCACAGCCGATATTCGGCCTAGGACACAGTATGGGTGCAACGCAGTTGATCAACGTATCCCTCATGCACCCCCGGATCTTCCAGGGCCTTTGCTTGGTGGAACCAATTGTGTTTCCCTACTCTGCGGAAAATCAAGGTAGATACCCTCCCGCGCAAGCGTCCATGCGGCGCAGAGAGAGCTTCGATAGCCTAGACATGGCAATCTCACAGTTTCGAAAGAGCAGTATGTTTCAAAAGTGGGACCCACGAGCATTTGACATGTGGATTGAATACGGGCTCCGTCGTGCTCCTGGGGATCGCGCAGAAAGAGTCATATTGACAACGACGAAGAGCCAGGAATTATTTACCTTTGTTCGACCAACCTTTCTTTCAGAATTCCCGACAGACCGACGTCTGGCTTTCCCAGATCTAGCCTTAGAAGCACCTTCTGATACTCTCTTTTACCGCCCGGAACCGGTGATTACATTCCATAACCTTCCGCATTTGCGGCCATCGACACTATACGTTTTCGGCGAGCTCTCGCAGCTTATAAGCCATCAACTGCGGGATTCTCTTGCAAGAAGAACTGGAGTTGACATTGGTGGAAGTGGGGGGTTAACAAAAGGTCAAGTTAAACACGTCGTCGTGGGAAATACTGGGCATTTTGGACCGATGGAGGATCCTAGGGCTTTGGCGGAAAAGACTGTCGATTGGCTCAAGGTAGAGGTTGAGCAATGGGCTTTGCTTGCAAAGTCGAGTCTTCGGAATTCTAATAGTGAAGTTAGTCCGGACTTTCTGAGCTCCTTGGCAGGCAGTCACCAGGGAGGGAGGCAAGAAAGTCGCCTTCGCAAGTTGTGACGAGATTACGAATGAGAGCGAGTTTTGCCCATTGCCACAATAGAGGCTTTTCACTGTTTCCAGAGTCTAGCCGCACAGGAGCATAGTTCCCAATAATACTAGAAGATGAGGACTGAGACCGTTTGAATGTAATCTGTCTGTCTGTGGCCCTCGACTAACTCTCGAGACTGTTTCCTGTTTCATGATACAGTCATTCCTCTGGTGTTGTATGGAAAGTTTACTAGCCAGGGACTCGACCTTGAGAGCTATGTAATATGGCACtttgaaagaagagacaaaaaTAAAAGCAGACTATAAATACCTCGATACAAGTCAACATCAGCCTCCTACAACCGCTCCGTGCCATCCACCCATTTCCCATCCTTCCTCACCCAAGAAACAGACCCAAAAGCAGGTGCCCTCAAAACAGTCATGGAAAAGCTCTCCAAACGCGGCAAAGCAGCACCAAGATCCAGCATATCAGATGACGAAGGAAACACGTCCCGGAAAAGCTCCTCAGACTTCACAGAGTCCGCAACCTAGATCGAAACCAGTCAATATAAAACCAAACACCACACAACTAAGAACACTTacatccttccattcctgCCCAGGAACCCCAAcaacctccacaacctcAAGTTCCTCACCCCCCAATCTCAAAGTCTCCAATAATCCTCTCTTCGCCTCATCCCCCTCAGGAACAAGAACACTAACACTAAGAACAGCCAACCGTCTCTGCCGCTTCAGCACATATCCCATCTGTTCAAGAGACAAGGCATAAAGCGTACAATCCAGCATCTTCAACCCAGACTCAGGCTCATCCCCAGTCCCAGTCCTACCCAACTTCTCCACCAACAACTTCGTCCCCTCATGTCCAGACCCAACAGGTATAATCCCCTCCGGCTTCCTCCCAACCCTAactccatcctcatccacatcagCCGGATCATCAGGCACACCCTCcaacccagcaccagcaccagtagtagaagtagaagtagtagaagaagaggtaGAAGTAGCCTCCAACCTCAACGAAACACCCACCAATCCCCCAACAATCAATCCCGGTAACTCATCCACCGGAATCCTCGACAAGAACTCCCCATCCGAATGCCCCCGATACGTATACGAAACCTCCAGAAACCGTAATTTCCTATCAGCCTCTCCACCGCCACCTAGATCCTGTAAAATGTCACCGATCCCCGAAATAAACCCTTTCCTGCAGAATACATCCAGGAGATGGAGTTCTCGTAAGCCTCCATCTTTTGACCCTGTCAAGAGACCATGGATGAAATCTCCCGCATCTCGACGAGAGGAATCGCTTACGCCGTCGATGAGATGGGAATATAGAGTTAGGTCTTTGAGATTGGGGAGGGCTTTTCCAAGTCTCGTCAGGAAGGGGGCTGGGTAGCCCAGCGAGAAGAGTTCTAGGGTTAGGGATTCGATTCCCCTTGGCAGAGATGGTACTGCGTCTTCCGATAAAGGGGTAGAAAGGAAATCTGCGTAGTCGGTTGGTTTGATGTCCGAGGTTAGGGTTAGGTGTTTGAGGTTGGCTGCTTCGGGGGGGAAGACGGGGAGGTGGAAGGTTTGGAGGGGGATTTGGGCGGCGGTTGGGAGGTCTGAATTTCTGGTCATTGTGATGGCTGTTCCTCTGTGGGAATTGATTGAGATGGTTTGGGAGTTGTGAATTGGTCTCTTCTTATTTTACTGTAGGGATGGCTTGGTTCATATGTGGGGTTTACCCCGTCTTATGGCGGAAGGAGATGCGGGGATTTTTGCGGAGAAATGGAGCTGATTATAACCTCCAGGAAGATGATTCTCCGGTTGTTCGTCTTGTCTCTTGTCTAGATTGTCTGGGCAGGGTTCCCCTCATCTTGGTCTGTGGAATGGGCGAATCAGAGGGACTGGGTTGAGGTATAGATGCGAATCTTATGGATCTGTGGGGTAGGAGTATCCTGGAGGATACATGATGTTGATTTTAATGTGTCTACTGAATGGCTTATCTTTATGTCCTTGGTTGTACATTTGTGCCCTATTGAGCAAGTAGATGTGTCAGTTAAGGTAGTGATACCCCTATGTAAATATATCACCCGAATACTATACTGGGCATTCATAAATACCGCCCGCCCAAGGCATATATGTAtacaacaaaaacaaatcCCAATTATCAACAGCTAATCACCTCACAGCTGTAATTCTTCCCGAGAATGTTGATCCGCCTCAGCGTTCGGCACGCAGGCCCAGCTGCAACCTAGTCGGCGGAAAGGAAGGGGACGAAGTTTCTCGCCCGAACAACGTGGCCCTTTGAGTCCACTCTCATATGTACTGCAGTCCCACCATTCGATCCATTCAGTACGAGCCAGTACAAAGCTTCGGTGGCACACCGAGCATGACCGGCCGCCACCGTTCCAGACTTCTTTCGCCTGTCGGAGCATGCGGAGTATCAAGCCAGGATAGTCAGCCATCTCTTCATCTGAGACTTGGTCGAAGAAGACCGACCGGGTGCACGCCAGCAGAGATATTTCACGTAGGGACGGAACCCGGGATTCTTGTTGATTTGGTTGACTCGCGCTCATGCCGCTAGCTGGAGCATCGACCGGCATGCCCTCCATGTTAAATCGGCGAACAGGGCCAGTGGCGACGTGGATGGGGGCCCATGCTTCCTCGGGCGCTGGGCCCTCATAGTCACGAAGCTTCAATGTTCCCTCTGGCGAGTCCAACTCTGTGCCCTCCGGCGAATGCCACTGGGCGATCTCTGCCTCGTGGATCTGCATGAGCGGGTTGGGCCGCACGATCATATGTTTCAGGTCACCCTTTTTAATCAGCCACAGCAGCTCCCACGGAAGGTACTGCAAGCGATTGACCGCAAGATTAACTTCTTGCAGCAAGGTCAACCTTCTTATTGCCGGAGGGATCTCCGTGAGTTTGTTATAGCGAAGACTAAGGACTTTTAAGGAGCCAAGCTCAAACAATTCTCCAGGCACCGATTGCAGAGAATTGCCAGTGAGGAATAGACGTAGGAAGGGTTGTAAGGAGCTGTAGACGTCTTCGGTGATGGGAGGTTCGATGATCGCAGGGAGTTTAGTGAGATGCTGCAAGGGCCGCAGCAAGTCAGGGGGTACGACCCTCAGAAAACAATTACTGCAAGATATTAGCCTTGTTGAACAGTGACTGTGGATACACAAGCTCACCTTAAGTCAACGCTATCCTGTCCACTTTCCAAGCATTCATTGACAATATTCCGTGCGGCCTGATGCTCTTTCGGTTCCTCGACCTTTTTCAGGCCACTCCGCTGCGTCCAAGGCTGACCCTGTGCCGTCCACCGCTCGCTATCATGCATAGCAACATCAGTCCGGCTCCCTGTTACTGCGGAATTGCCGGTATCCTTCAGCAACTCCTCTCCCCACATTGATGGATCTTCCGATGGCAACAGGGAATCCGCCCCGGACTCATCGCTCCCCATCCACACACCACTATCCACATGTCGCTTCTCCTTGAAATCCGCCCTCTTCCGCTTGGGATCCTTCACCATCTCGCCCCACCAAGTGCCACGGTATCGTCGTTTCCTGCTCCCGGAGGGGACAGGCGCATGATAGTTCTCGAGACCAGAGGCGGGGATATCATCACTCGAAAAGAGCGCGGGGTCACTCGACGGCTGGC
This window harbors:
- a CDS encoding Alpha/Beta hydrolase protein, producing MNTCATFQVIEHKFLGQHIREYPRATTTSQEDPLSIIAKQYVPCDNLDPSPGDISIISAHANGMPKEVYEPLWVEIYHAAKKAGLQLRGIWIADAAHQGTSGILNEEKLGNDPSAFDHSRDLILMINQLRDKLPQPIFGLGHSMGATQLINVSLMHPRIFQGLCLVEPIVFPYSAENQGRYPPAQASMRRRESFDSLDMAISQFRKSSMFQKWDPRAFDMWIEYGLRRAPGDRAERVILTTTKSQELFTFVRPTFLSEFPTDRRLAFPDLALEAPSDTLFYRPEPVITFHNLPHLRPSTLYVFGELSQLISHQLRDSLARRTGVDIGGSGGLTKGQVKHVVVGNTGHFGPMEDPRALAEKTVDWLKVEVEQWALLAKSSLRNSNSEVSPDFLSSLAGSHQGGRQESRLRKL
- a CDS encoding leucine rich repeat domain protein (unnamed protein product), which codes for MDNEIPLPPPRRIRHRSPTKTPVASGSSLRKTYQLSRFDDRSSQPSSDPALFSSDDIPASGLENYHAPVPSGSRKRRYRGTWWGEMVKDPKRKRADFKEKRHVDSGVWMGSDESGADSLLPSEDPSMWGEELLKDTGNSAVTGSRTDVAMHDSERWTAQGQPWTQRSGLKKVEEPKEHQAARNIVNECLESGQDSVDLSNCFLRVVPPDLLRPLQHLTKLPAIIEPPITEDVYSSLQPFLRLFLTGNSLQSVPGELFELGSLKVLSLRYNKLTEIPPAIRRLTLLQEVNLAVNRLQYLPWELLWLIKKGDLKHMIVRPNPLMQIHEAEIAQWHSPEGTELDSPEGTLKLRDYEGPAPEEAWAPIHVATGPVRRFNMEGMPVDAPASGMSASQPNQQESRVPSLREISLLACTRSVFFDQVSDEEMADYPGLILRMLRQAKEVWNGGGRSCSVCHRSFVLARTEWIEWWDCSTYESGLKGPRCSGEKLRPLPFRRLGCSWACVPNAEADQHSREELQL